In Deltaproteobacteria bacterium, a genomic segment contains:
- a CDS encoding EAL domain-containing protein, translating into MHDPEKQQRDEVAAVVLPRLGEQLEGVLARFEALPLLGVFVVDASELAFVEAGHGGAARAQALARVGALVRGIVDPFFGGEAFVVSGDAGTLEVIGFVCREASDGALFRQELPGLARALERGIEQAGRKLVYPLAREAPLLGVGYAAALRNPFRAGETQLRAVIDEARADAVLARRVRERQRRHAFLSMLLSNGVSSVYEPIVSVASKTVFGYEALARGPESSEFHSPAVMFGTAEREGLVYELDCLCRRSGLDGANALPGGTRLFLNVRPTAIHDPQFRPDAVTRTLAAANLSPSDVVFEISEQESIENFGAFREIRDEYRKLGFQFALDDTGAGYASLHALIELEPEFIKVDRALITNLDTDGSKQNLLRALQLVADGIGAQIIGEGLDTLEELDMLGQLGIPFGQGWLFGHPTPLRAR; encoded by the coding sequence ATGCACGATCCTGAGAAGCAGCAGCGGGATGAAGTGGCGGCGGTGGTGTTGCCGCGGCTTGGGGAACAGCTCGAGGGGGTGCTGGCGCGGTTCGAGGCGCTGCCGCTGCTCGGCGTGTTCGTCGTGGATGCGAGCGAGCTCGCGTTCGTGGAGGCGGGGCATGGCGGCGCGGCGCGGGCGCAGGCGCTGGCGCGGGTGGGCGCGCTCGTGCGCGGGATCGTGGATCCGTTCTTTGGCGGCGAAGCGTTCGTCGTTTCCGGGGATGCCGGCACGCTCGAGGTGATCGGTTTCGTGTGCCGCGAGGCGAGCGACGGCGCGCTGTTCCGGCAGGAGCTGCCCGGGCTCGCTCGTGCGCTCGAGCGCGGCATCGAGCAGGCGGGGCGCAAGCTCGTGTATCCGTTGGCGCGCGAGGCGCCGTTGTTAGGGGTCGGCTACGCGGCGGCGCTCCGCAATCCGTTCCGCGCGGGCGAAACGCAGCTGCGCGCCGTGATCGACGAGGCGCGCGCGGACGCCGTGCTCGCGAGGCGCGTGCGCGAACGCCAGCGGCGACACGCGTTCCTCAGCATGCTGCTCTCGAACGGCGTGAGCTCGGTGTACGAGCCGATCGTGTCCGTCGCGTCGAAGACCGTGTTCGGATACGAGGCGCTCGCGCGCGGGCCGGAAAGCAGCGAGTTCCACTCGCCCGCGGTGATGTTCGGAACCGCCGAGCGCGAGGGCCTCGTCTACGAGCTCGACTGCCTGTGCCGCCGCAGCGGCCTCGACGGCGCGAACGCGCTGCCGGGCGGCACGCGGCTGTTCCTCAACGTGCGACCCACTGCGATCCACGACCCGCAGTTCCGGCCCGACGCCGTCACCCGCACGCTCGCTGCGGCGAACCTCTCGCCGAGCGACGTGGTGTTCGAGATCTCCGAGCAGGAGTCGATCGAGAACTTCGGCGCGTTCCGCGAGATTCGCGACGAGTACCGCAAGCTCGGCTTCCAGTTCGCGCTCGACGACACGGGCGCCGGCTACGCGAGCCTGCACGCGCTGATCGAGCTCGAGCCCGAGTTCATCAAGGTCGACCGTGCGCTGATCACGAACCTCGACACCGACGGCTCGAAGCAGAACTTGTTACGGGCGCTGCAGCTCGTGGCCGACGGCATCGGCGCGCAGATCATCGGCGAGGGCCTCGACACACTCGAAGAGCTGGACATGCTCGGGCAGCTGGGGATTCCGTTTGGGCAGGGTTGGCTCTTCGGCCACCCAACTCCGCTGCGAGCTCGCTGA
- a CDS encoding HAD family phosphatase: MPVRAVIFDLGGVVIDSPLHAINRYERELGIPEGVVNRVVVDTGPQGAWSRLERGEVSMDAFHRDFEAEVRAAGHVLSAAAMMARIAECGPRPAMLEAIRRIRGRGLRAGALTNNWANERGEPTHDLKDLFDAFIESSKVGLRKPDPRIYHLACETLGVAPSEAVFLDDIGRNLKAARELGMRTIKVDAPGPALAELSEHVGFALS, from the coding sequence ATGCCCGTTCGCGCCGTGATATTTGATCTCGGGGGAGTCGTCATCGACTCGCCTCTCCACGCCATCAACCGCTACGAGCGCGAGCTCGGCATTCCGGAAGGCGTCGTGAACCGCGTCGTCGTCGACACGGGACCGCAAGGCGCATGGTCGCGGCTCGAGCGCGGCGAAGTGTCGATGGACGCGTTCCATCGCGACTTCGAAGCGGAGGTGCGCGCAGCGGGCCACGTCCTCTCCGCGGCCGCGATGATGGCGCGCATCGCCGAGTGCGGACCGCGGCCGGCGATGCTCGAGGCGATCCGGCGCATTCGCGGGCGCGGCCTGCGGGCGGGCGCGCTCACCAACAACTGGGCGAACGAGCGGGGCGAGCCGACGCACGATCTGAAGGACCTGTTCGACGCGTTCATCGAGTCGAGCAAGGTCGGCCTGCGCAAGCCCGACCCGCGCATCTACCACCTCGCCTGCGAGACGCTGGGCGTCGCTCCGAGCGAGGCCGTGTTCCTGGACGACATCGGCCGCAACCTCAAAGCCGCGCGCGAGCTCGGCATGCGCACGATCAAGGTCGACGCGCCCGGCCCGGCGCTCGCGGAGTTGTCGGAGCACGTCGGCTTCGCGCTGAGCTAG
- a CDS encoding MATE family efflux transporter — MPVAFSNIGMIAMGVVDQLLLGHYGTRELAAAGLGNPWIFGTIMFANGILLGLDPIISQAHGARNGERSARAFHTGLVLAGVLSIPVAIAWLFTEPVLVAAGQDPELAKVAAKFVHAQIPSIPFFLGSTALSRYLQNREHVRQTVVVMAVANVVNAAAAWALIYGQFGAPELGATGAGIATAATRVASALTLVAWTRAFRLHEGAWVPFGAHAFAWRNQREVLALGIPIAFQTCTEMWAFGFANYIAGPLGATQLAAHQIAMQFASITFMIPLGISQAVTIRAGNLIGAGNAAAATRAGWLGIACSAAFMALAAGTFILGRDVLPHAFTRDVAVIAACAAILPIAGAFEIFDGMQAAACGMLRGMGRPMPATLANIAGYWVIALPVGGYLALRTPLGLRGLWLGLLLGLIVVAVALVLWLRKNAPRDAS; from the coding sequence GTGCCCGTCGCCTTCTCGAACATCGGCATGATCGCGATGGGCGTGGTCGACCAGCTACTGCTCGGCCACTACGGGACGCGCGAGCTCGCTGCCGCCGGCCTCGGCAACCCGTGGATCTTCGGCACGATCATGTTCGCGAACGGCATCCTGCTCGGGCTCGATCCGATCATCTCGCAGGCGCACGGCGCGCGAAACGGCGAGCGCTCGGCGCGCGCGTTTCACACGGGGCTCGTGCTCGCGGGCGTGCTCTCGATCCCCGTTGCGATCGCTTGGCTCTTCACCGAGCCGGTGCTCGTCGCGGCGGGCCAGGATCCCGAGCTCGCGAAGGTCGCGGCGAAATTCGTGCACGCGCAGATTCCGAGCATTCCGTTCTTCCTCGGGAGCACCGCGCTCTCGCGCTACCTGCAGAACCGCGAGCACGTGCGACAGACGGTCGTGGTGATGGCCGTGGCGAACGTCGTGAACGCCGCCGCGGCGTGGGCGCTGATCTACGGGCAGTTCGGCGCGCCCGAGCTCGGCGCGACGGGCGCGGGCATCGCGACGGCAGCGACCCGCGTGGCGAGCGCGCTCACGCTGGTCGCGTGGACGCGCGCGTTCCGCCTGCACGAGGGCGCGTGGGTGCCCTTCGGCGCGCACGCCTTCGCGTGGCGCAATCAGCGCGAGGTGCTCGCACTCGGCATCCCGATCGCGTTCCAGACCTGCACCGAGATGTGGGCGTTCGGCTTCGCGAACTACATCGCCGGGCCGCTCGGCGCGACGCAACTCGCGGCGCATCAGATCGCGATGCAGTTCGCGTCGATCACCTTCATGATTCCGCTCGGCATCTCGCAGGCCGTGACGATTCGCGCGGGGAATCTGATCGGCGCGGGCAACGCCGCCGCAGCCACGCGCGCCGGCTGGCTCGGCATCGCGTGCAGCGCCGCGTTCATGGCGCTTGCGGCCGGCACGTTCATCCTGGGCCGCGACGTCCTGCCGCACGCGTTCACCCGCGACGTCGCCGTGATCGCCGCCTGCGCGGCGATCCTGCCCATCGCCGGGGCATTCGAGATCTTCGACGGCATGCAGGCGGCCGCGTGCGGAATGCTGCGCGGCATGGGCCGCCCGATGCCGGCGACACTCGCGAACATCGCCGGCTACTGGGTGATCGCGCTGCCCGTCGGCGGGTATCTGGCGCTGCGCACGCCGCTCGGCCTACGCGGGCTCTGGCTCGGGCTCTTGTTGGGGCTGATCGTCGTCGCCGTCGCGCTCGTGCTCTGGCTGCGCAAGAACGCTCCGCGCGACGCGAGCTAA
- the rarD gene encoding EamA family transporter RarD — protein sequence MSGAGPNAGSVPNESRGAPRGSSGAAYALLAYSAWGLLPAYWKALGAVPPPEVLANRVLFSVLFTFALLAALGRFGELRAALRSPRERRGLAFASAFIAVNWGVFIWAVQAGRIVETSLGYLLTPLINAAVGVAMFGEHLRRVQWLAVAIAAIGVGAQIAAFGAVPWVALVLGATFAAYGVAKKRTAVPALTSLAFETAALVPLALAWLLFATPTAGGALASGTPLERTLLIAAGPVTALPLIFFSAAAQRLSLISLGLFQYFSPMISLVLAVLAYDEPFTKMHAFTFTCIWIAIALFTASAWHAQRTARLAAT from the coding sequence GTGAGCGGCGCGGGACCAAACGCGGGGTCGGTCCCTAATGAGTCGAGAGGCGCCCCACGAGGCTCGTCGGGCGCCGCGTACGCGCTGCTCGCGTACTCGGCGTGGGGCCTCCTGCCGGCGTACTGGAAGGCGCTCGGCGCCGTGCCGCCGCCCGAGGTGCTCGCGAACCGCGTGCTGTTCTCGGTGCTCTTCACGTTCGCGCTGCTGGCCGCGCTCGGGCGTTTCGGCGAGCTGCGCGCGGCGCTGCGCTCGCCGCGCGAGCGGCGCGGCCTCGCCTTCGCGAGCGCGTTCATCGCCGTGAACTGGGGCGTCTTCATCTGGGCGGTGCAGGCGGGCCGCATCGTCGAGACCAGCCTCGGGTACCTGCTGACCCCACTCATCAACGCCGCGGTCGGCGTCGCGATGTTCGGGGAACACCTCCGCCGCGTGCAGTGGCTCGCCGTCGCGATCGCCGCGATCGGCGTCGGCGCGCAGATCGCAGCGTTCGGCGCCGTGCCGTGGGTCGCACTCGTGCTCGGCGCGACCTTCGCGGCCTACGGCGTCGCGAAGAAGCGCACGGCCGTCCCCGCCCTGACGAGCCTCGCCTTCGAAACCGCCGCGCTCGTCCCGCTCGCGCTCGCCTGGCTGCTGTTCGCGACGCCAACCGCCGGCGGTGCGCTCGCGAGCGGCACGCCTCTCGAACGCACGCTGCTGATCGCCGCCGGCCCCGTCACCGCCCTCCCCCTCATCTTCTTCTCCGCCGCCGCTCAGCGTCTCTCCCTCATCAGCCTTGGCCTCTTCCAATACTTCTCCCCGATGATCTCCCTCGTCCTCGCCGTCCTCGCCTACGACGAGCCTTTCACGAAAATGCACGCCTTCACCTTCACCTGCATCTGGATCGCCATCGCCCTCTTCACCGCCAGCGCCTGGCACGCCCAGCGCACCGCCCGACTCGCCGCGACCTAA